The following nucleotide sequence is from Trifolium pratense cultivar HEN17-A07 linkage group LG2, ARS_RC_1.1, whole genome shotgun sequence.
TGGTCCAAAATATAGTTTGATACGAACGCTTAGAAAATCATCATATTATAATATGACAGtttctatttttagtttatgtggtctatataaatataataagttatccAAGGCATATtaaattcatcatttttctttttggccTGAAATTCTACTCTCATGGTAAACATGgcttttctttaaaataaaagataaaataaaaaaagaagccAAAAAGATCACTTGTACATATGAGATTGTACATATGAGAGTAAATAAAATTCCTAATTAGGATTTCaaactttttatatgttttggtgtttttagttttcaattttatacAAAAGTTACGATGGATATATAATGTCACAAATGAGGGAGATATAAGgccaaaaatacaattaaatcATTTGATAACTACATTTCACACAATGGTTCCTACATGTAATATGCAATGAGTTCATATATGCCTTCTAATGGCACGGATCTAAGGCTATGCAATTGGGGGCAGCTGCATTCCCCCACTATATTCTTGTGTTTGATTAGTATGATATATGGCTAATGTTActgtggaccaccttcacaagtggtccaccgtgaaCAAATAAtttaccgaatatgaattttacaaaatacgttattggattgaaagtttatatcgtataaattatctataaattttttattttttttttaaaatcatttgatatgttgttgagacccatcaagatttacgtcatttaataaaccgttaatcttgatgtgtctcaataacatatcaaatgattttcaatttttctaaaatttttatggatgatctatatgatctaaactttcaatccaacggtgaattttgtaaaattcgtattcgttataatttTATTCGTGACTGGTCCATCATAGACCACTTGACGAAGTGGtacatattagaatttaccatgATACATTTAGTTTTCGTGGCTATGTAAAATAGTGTTTTTGTGGCTACGTAAATATGagcataactcagttgataggaaTATTATATGTAATATGTAGGGATCGAAGTCCAAAACCTAGTACATCCACTTATTCATGTTAAAAAgtgtaaaattttaattgtagTCTGATAAAAAAGatgtcttctttttttcattaataaCAATGTCATCATTATTTTAGTACTTATggaatgatattttaaaaagattgattttgccattcaaaaagaGTTATGCAACTTATTTCTTGTTTGTCTTGTTAGCAGGGACGGATCTAGAAATCAATCACACGGGGGGccgaattttttttaacaataaataatagagttaaatatattttttatccttataaaataacgagtttttatgtttagtcctattaaattttaacttaaaaTATCCTTTAAAATATTGCAGTTTGGTAAGAATAGTCTCCATTTTGaaatattcttacaaaaaattgatacttttagtcctcaaaatagttcctataaaatacaaatatggactaaaagtaaattttttgaaggacaaaacttaaaaactcataattttataaagactaaaaatatatttaactcaaaattattaaataaaatcacaataatttatttaaaaggtGTCATTAGCAACTATATGCATGTGGGAGGGGGGGTTGAAGCCCCTGCTTGCCCCCCCTTCAGTCCGTCCCTGCTTGTTAGAACATTTGTTGGGGGACTGCTGCAAATACTCGAactagaagaagatgatgaacgaCATGATGATGGTGCACATAATTCCAAAGCGTGTGTATCACACTAaactttaggttcgattcgccCCCACCATAAACTGGATGCAAAAGGGTTAATCGGCGAATCCCCTTCAGGATACTTTGGAAACCTTGACATGGATTGCACATACATATTAAGCATATCAATCAATGATATTTTACAGAATAAAGTTTCTTCAAATACTCTCGTGcactagagaaatgaagaaatgatttAGATATTATAGGCATAATTTCTTACTCATggaaacatgattttctgatatGTGTTTTCTGCCTCCTAAGTGTCTCTAGTATAACTATCCATTCTTATTTTATATACGGTgtcataaaaacttatttatttgcataatttattttacgtaaactaaaaaatattaatccaaacaaaatgaaaatcgattttagaaagaaaaaaagagaaagaaaaaagaaaagtagtACTGTTCTAAGTTTTGAGTCCATGTTAAAGAGAACACTATGACCCGGCCCATACAAGATCCACTCGTACATAATAATACTAACCCTATTTCCAATCGCAAAACCAAACCTACACACTCGCCGTTTTCCCTCATTCTCTTCACCGTTCCCCGCCGCAACTAAAAAATGGGACGTGTTATCCGTGCTCAACGTAAGGGTGCCGGTTCCGTTTTCAAATCCCACACCCACCACCGCAAAGGACCAGCACGTTTCCGTAGTCTCGACTTCGGCGAACGTAACGGTTACCTAAAAGGAGTTGTTACCGACGTTATTCACGATCCAGGTCGCGGTGCTCCACTTGCCAAGGTTACTTTCCGTCATCCTTTCCGTTACAAGAAACAGAATGAGCTTTTTGTTGCTGCTGAAGGTTTATATACCGGTCAATTCATTTACTGCGGTAAAAAAGCTACTCTTGTTGTTGGTAATGTTCTTCCTCTTAGATCTATTCCAGAAGGAGCTGTGATTTGTAATGTTGAAGGTCATGTTGGTGACCGTGGTGTTTTTGCTAGAGCTTCTGGTGATTATGCTATTGTTATCAGTCATAACCCTGATAATGATACCTCtaggtattttttttctttctctatttAGGGTTTATGAGATTTGGAAATATTCATGTTATGTTATACTAGTGGAAATGATTGATATTGTTTGTTATTGTTACATTGTTTAATTagatttgttttaatttatatataggtTCTTATTTATATTGTTCTATAAATTAGATTAGTTATCTAAATATGTGTTATCTGTTTAATTTTAGGAGATAAAGGTGAAATTTATTGCCTGCAGTAGcaaaattaataatttcatGTTTGTAATTTGAGTTTTAAACTTAGTTTGTGCATCTTGAACTGTGAACTGTTAGTTCTCAATGCAGAAAAGGCTTGATTTGATTTTGGTACAGCATACAATCTGATTTGATAAATGCATGATTTTGTATTTAAATGTATctctttgaaaaaaattgtagCTCAAGTGAGTTCTCAAAAGTATTTGTTTTGATGACTGAATTGAAGGGAAATATGTATTGGGATTTTTGAGGAAATGAGATCATATTTGTTACTACATTTTTTAGGATTTTGTTTCGTTATTTAGTTGTGTATAATTGAATAGTAATGTTTCTTGATGATTAAATTGAAGGGAAATATATAGAGGGATTTTGACTAATTTTATGTTGAGGAAATGAAATCATCAatgttacattttttattttattttgtttcattatTATACTGTTGTATATGATTGAACTTGACTGGTAATGTTGAATTGGGCTTGTTACAGGATCAAGCTTCCTTCTGGTGCAAAAAAGATTGTACCAAGTGACTGTAGGGCAATGATTGGGCAAGTTGCTGGTGGTGGTAGAACTGAGAAGCCACTTTTGAAGGCTGGTAATGCCTATCACAAGTTTAGGGTGAAGAGAAACTGCTGGCCTAAGGTTCGTGGTGTTGCTATGAATCCTGTTGAGCATCCCCATGGAGGAGGTAATCACCAGCATATTGGTCATGCAAGTACCGTCAGACGTGATGCTCCTCCTGGACAGAAGGTTGGTCTCATTGCTGCCAAGAGGACTGGTCGTCTTAGGGGTCAAGCTGCTGCAAGTGCTGCTAAAGCCGATAAATAAGAAGCTTAGATTGTCAGAGTTATAGGTTATTGCTTGGTTTCcagttttgtttcttgttgAACTGTTTTTGTGAACCATTTCCCCAAAAATTTATTGAGCTTTTGTTAGACATCATTTTATTTAAATGGGTTGCATCTATATCCTTGTGTTGTTTCTGTGCTTTCTGATTTATCATTTGTTTGGAAtggctaaaatattttttacaactTGATTTATATGGAACTTTATTTAGATTGCATTTTTGAGTGAAGAACTTCTGAGAATTGATGTCGTGCAGTGAGAAAGAACTATTTGCCATTTAATTGGCTTATATAGGGATAAAACTCCATTATCTATTATATACTACACTATGCTATTTAGCAACAATTTTCTATAGTATCATCCAAATGTTGACGCGACTGCATCAGATGCAATCTTATTTTGTCGGCGTTTCTTGTGAACAAGTAATGGTTGCATCTTTCGTACACCTCTTTGAACAGAGGTTGTGGTGATAATCACTGCTATTGTCTCTAGAATCATAAAAAGATAACTCTGGTTGTTAAACCGTGTGATATTGAGACAATAGACGATGAAGAATGATTAGGTTTCATTGTCACTTTTCTTCTTTATCTGAATATTACTCTAGCTCGTCAAGGAGCAATTGactgtttaaaatttaaattggcCTGTAACATTAATGTCGTCGGTAAGGTGGTAACCTGCAGAAGATTCCGTCTCTTGAACTGTGAAGAACAAGCCCCGGATTGTTGTATATTACTGACTAGTTAGTAACAAAATTTGGAAATTGGAACAGATGACTTACACAAGGATGAAATATGGTAGGAATAGTGTCAACTGTCAATTTGGACCTTAAATCCATTGAAGCTTCAAGCTCCTAATGCTTATCGAAGAGTACAATCCCCAAACAAGTTTTGTTTACTAATTGTGAATTGCAGATTCGTATGTGTGTGCACCACATATTGTATTGTTTTTGCATCCCAAGTTAAGTTCAATGAAGGTTGCTAAGGTTTTTGTTCAgttttgaagttttttcttAGGAACTTCATCTAAAACCGGCAAAACAAATTTGAGAATAAGgcggagttttttttttctttatttctttcttaATACTCTTTTCATCTAAAACCGTTCAATATATCCAAGGGCTGTTATAGTTAATGCAGAGACAGCAGCAGGGGAATAGGGTTTTTAGCTCCCTCTTCACACCATCGCACACCAATTTCAACCATTGTCAATTGCCTCATCGAGTTGATATCATCACTCATCTTTAATCGTCTACTTGTGCACAGTATgaggaaaaacaaaattagtaaGAGGAAAGAAAATATTGA
It contains:
- the LOC123909659 gene encoding 60S ribosomal protein L8-3-like yields the protein MGRVIRAQRKGAGSVFKSHTHHRKGPARFRSLDFGERNGYLKGVVTDVIHDPGRGAPLAKVTFRHPFRYKKQNELFVAAEGLYTGQFIYCGKKATLVVGNVLPLRSIPEGAVICNVEGHVGDRGVFARASGDYAIVISHNPDNDTSRIKLPSGAKKIVPSDCRAMIGQVAGGGRTEKPLLKAGNAYHKFRVKRNCWPKVRGVAMNPVEHPHGGGNHQHIGHASTVRRDAPPGQKVGLIAAKRTGRLRGQAAASAAKADK